The following nucleotide sequence is from Tenrec ecaudatus isolate mTenEca1 chromosome X, mTenEca1.hap1, whole genome shotgun sequence.
ATCATGATGACATCATTCTGTGCATGTGTCCTAGTGGGAAGAAACTATGGACAAGATGCCTTTCAGTTGTGTGGAGCAGAGCAACAGAGTGGAGTAGAGGAAGTGTCAGCTCTGTGGCATCTCTTTACAAGGCACCCCCACCTAATTGCTAAacgatggactgggctgggggatGGAGGTCTTGAGTGTAGAGTAGGGCACCCAGCCTCAGTGACAGAGGTGATCCCGCCAAAGGACTTTGCCACCTAAAAATAGGAGCCTTTCATCTCTGGCCAGTTGGAAGCACAGCCAGGAAGTAGGTTGTGGATTGAAGAGTTAAGTTTTTTTCGCCTTCTTTGTTAACAGTAGCTCAATCACAACCTCTCTTatctgtttgttggtttgtttctggttttgtttagttttttagtAAACAAAAATGTCTAACTACCCATTTTATGATCTTCCTATGTATAATAAATACCAGGAGGTCAATATATATAATTGCATTGCTAGTTGAAGGATCGTATAAGAACTTCAAGTTAGCAGTATTGAACTACTAGTTTAAGTGGAGCAGCTTCATATCGGTACTTGGGGACCAGAGTTGTGTGGAAGCAGCAAAGACTGTAAACCAGTTGCCATGCAGTGGACTCTGATTCATGATGCCCCCTGTGTGTCCAATTAGAATTGTGCTCTGTAggtttttcaatgactgattcttCTGGAAGGAGATCATCAGGCTTTTCTTCAGaagtgcctctggatggacttaCACTTCCACACTTTTGATTAGCAACCAAGTATTAATCGATTGCACCAGCCAGAGGCTCCAGTATCCATCTAAACACGCACAGTGAATCAATTTAgggacttctgaaactgtaaatctttatgagaacagacagcctcatagttttcccttagagcagctggtgggtttgagccactgatctTGCAGGGAGCAGTCCAACAATTAACTAATAGAGTCACCCGTGGTCTTTCTAGCACCTCTCAAGAGTGTCCAGAATGAAGGGTTAGTAAGGGCCTGACAGCCTTTTTGGAAGAGCTAGTACATCCACTGTTAGAGCCTTGAGTCTTCTTGCGTCCACTCTAAGAGTTTGCCCTGGACTCATCAGCTAGACCTTGCCCAAGTGACCTTTACCCTTTGTGCATCTTGTCGTCGTTCAGATGGGACCAGGAATAATGTTGACTTCAGAGGCAAACTTGACCCCTCTCAGAAGGGTTGCCTTTGTCTTCTCATCATTTAGGGCGTGGGGAAGCCATCACATGCTTTGAAATGCATTTTAATGAATGTTTATAAGGTCATGGGGATCACATTGGTGGCTTTGTCTGCAGGATTATGACATGGGACTCTGCAGGCAGCCAGGCACAGGGATAAAGTCATTTAGTCTTTTATTTCAAAGAAGCCAGGCCGCTGCCCCTCACTcagccagcccccaccccaccctacccggTCCATTTTCTGTAAAGTAGAGAGGGAGGACCTGTATGGTCTAGAAGACCTGCCAGTGTCTGCTGATTCActcatgggggaggtggggataaTTTCCCATTGAGAAGGCAGCGTCCtgaagaagaaagggctggttggTAGAGGAGACTACTCATTTCATGTTTCTAACACTAAGGGATAAATATGTTGTCCTTCCACTTTTATGAAATAACTAGAGTAGACACTGGCCCCTAAGGAGTAGTTCTCCTGTCTTACGACTTGCTGGGAGTCAGTTTCCCCCCTCCCAGAAGTCCCTaaacaagccaaacccactgccattgagtcaatttctacTCAATGGCAAGTCCGGGTgttagagtagaaagccccatatggTTTTCTTGGGCGTCATCGGTATAGAATcagattcccaggcctttcttcacaaTGTTGCTGGGTACGCTCAAATCAATACCCTTTAGGTGAGTAGTCAGTCACAAACCATTGACATCAGCAAACGCATACGCACTGCTGtggagtctattccaattcagagtgaccctagaggacagagagcTGCACCTTAGGACTTccctgggagcagaaaacctcatctttctctcgaggaacTGCTGGTAGGTTCAAAATACCTACTTttcggttagctgcccaatgagtaaccatatagcagataagaaagaaaagcactATATTCTGTCTAATCCTATTAAAACGCAAGACAAACCAAATCCCACCCAGGTCAGAACCTTGGCAAAGGCACACAAGACTGGTCCCTCAGCGAAGGTGGCAGTGTGGCCCTGTGATGAGTAGCAAACTGCAGGGCTGCAAAAGAGGAGGGGCTGAGGcgagtctttctctagggcaaaaATTAGCCGGATAATAGATGTCCATGCTTAACTGCTGCCTGCTGCAAGCAGATGCTAGCCAGGCCAGGCGGAGCACATCTGTAAACACAGCCTGAGGCTGAGCACGTTGGATAGTTGGGTAAGCACAGCTCATCTTCCTGCAGCCTGGCTTGGGCTTGACTGGTGTCCTGCCCAGTCAGCACGGCATGCCAGGCTCGCTGCGGATGACTCTTACATACCCTCCAGCCAAGTGTACACTTCCCCTCACTCCCTGACACCACCAAAGGCAGAACACACCCCATCCAagtctcccctaccttcccctgggGAAATCAAGAGGCTTGGCCAGCTCCAGATTTGGCAGAGCAGAGGGGGTCCCACTCAGATTCTTGGGTGTCCTTGTCACAACCACGGGGGCCTCAGGTTAGGTTCTAGAATTAGGATTGAGTGGGGACTTCTTAGAGTTCATTTGATCAGCTGCCACCAAACTGCAGTGGCTCTCATGGTCCTTGTTCTAGGTAGTGTCCCTTCCAGCCCCATCTAGACTTCACTGGCGGTAAAATTGCCTTGCAGGGCAAGGCATCGAATTCCCCAGCCATTCCCAGCACCCCTAATGATCCACTCTATACATTACTATCTGTACTAtatggaatgagtttgagttctttAGGGGCGAGGCAGGGAGGGTATAGAAGAGATGAAATTTCAGCCAGGGGCCCCTGGGACTTGTTTGCAGGCTGCCTCCACTAATACTTGCTGGAACGAATGTGACAGTGCTCCCTGTGTGGTGAGGCCACTTGGCAGCTGAGGCCCATTGAGTCACACCACTGCTATTTACTGAGTGCTTATTGTGTGCCAAATATCTAGCAAGCTGCTTGGGGACAGCTCAGGGGCAGGCTGGATAGCAGACCAGAGGATTGGCTAGTCCCCTTCTTGTGCTTGCTCAGCCTAACCCTCCCTAATTCCTGCCTAACCCATGACATTCCAGCCTTGagtgactttggggtcagggctggcCCTCCGAATGGTCTTGTTCTGGTTGTGGAATCCTCAAAAGAGAAGGCAGAGAAGCATGGAGCCTTGCATCCCTGGGAGATGACAGCAGTGGCTGGGGAGGCAACATAGGAGATTAATAGGATAATAATTAACTATTGATAGTTAATAGGAGGTTATTGCAGGGATTGTGTGTCACTGTAGAATGACCccatagttgttgttgttgtttattgggAATTTAGGTAGAAGTTTACACATCACATCATCATCTTTGCATTCAATAACTTAAACATCTTATCAAATGTCCCCATGGCTGATCCTATctccaccgccgccaccaccaccaccccgccaacacagacacacaacacacatacacacactttatTTGTCCATCTCCCTCTGATAGGCTATTATCTTcttcttcacccaagttaacacctctctccccactagcctatggcttctacttctctccccctcccaccctgggtAGCCAGCGAAATCTTTTTCTTTGGGTATGAAAGCCATTTctccatttgctttcttcctaaTAATGGACTCACACAGTATTTGTCCTCTGGTGGTTGACTCACTTCCCTCAGCATCTCCTCAGGCTTCCTTTTTGCTTTATTTCTTTATGTCAGAATCCATCGTGCTTTTAGTGCAGGTTTAAATGGCAGTTGAGGTGCCCATTCAACTATTTCAGCCCGAGTGTGTTCAGCGGCATTCATTACACTCTTACCCGTGTGTGAGGCTTCTCAGGATGGCTCTGCTGGTGGTTCCAGTTCTATCCATCTAGTTTTCGTTCTAATGTACACAGGGCTTCTGGGAGTCAGAAGGAGCCCAGGTgaagtagtggttatgcatttggctgctaatcataaggtaagcagttcaaaatcaccagtggctcctcaggagaaagatgaggctttctatttctgtaaaagagtgacagtctgagaaacccacaggggcagttctaccctgccctgaagggtcgctatgagtgggcatcgactctatggcagcatTAATTGGAACCAACctaatggcagctaacaacacaaCACCAACAACTTGCCTGTCCTCTTACCTTTTCATCTTGCTCTTAAAACATTGTAACCGTAGGGTCTCACATTCTCACACAGGTGATGTTTTTTTACAAGTTGACTGTACTGGGGAGTGACCCTCATTATTTTGGGGAGCCAATCTCAGATTTTGCTGAAAGGTCACCTTATGGGTTAGTTTCTGTTCAGTTTGAAaagtgtcttttttttaaatcgttttattaggggttcatccaactcttatcacaatccagacatacatcaattgtgtgaagcacatttatacattcattgccctcatcattctcaaaatatttgctctcccctgaaacccctggcatcagctcctcatttttcccctccctcctcactcccccctccgtcatgaacccttgataatttataaattattattttgtcctaacttgccctgtccaacgtctcccttcatccacttttctgatgtccgtctcccagggaggaggtcacacgtagatccttggaatcggttccccgttttcaacccaccctccctctatgctcccagtatcgccactcacaccactggtcctgaagggatcatctgccctgggttccctgtttccagttcctatctgtaccagtgtacatcatctggtctagccagacttgcaaggtagaattgggatcgtgatagtacggcgtgaggaagcatttaggaactataggaaagttgtgtttttcatcgttgctacatcacaccctggctgtctcatctcctccccgagacccttcttcaaggggatgtccagtggcctgcacatgagctttgggtctccactccgcactccccccctcattcactatggtgagatgttttgttctgatgatgcctgatacctgatccctttgatacctcatgatagcacaggctggtgtgcttcctccatgtgggctttgttgcttctgagctagatggctgcttgtttaccttcaagcctttaagacccccgacggtatatcttttgatagccaggcactatcagctttctttgccacatttgcttatgcacccaattgtcttcagcgattgtatcatggaagtgagcacacaatgttatgatttttttggtttttgatgcctgataactgatcccttcggcacctcgtgatcacacaggctggtgtgcttcttccatgtgggatttgttgcttctgagctaggtggctgcttttttaccttcaagcctttaagaccccatatcctatctcttttgatagctgggcaccatcagctctcttcaccacatttgcttattcacccactttttcttcagcggttttgtcaggaagatgagcatcgtagaatgccagtttaatagaagaaagtattcttgcattgagggagtacttgagtggaggcccaatatcatgAGGAGTGTCTGAGGGCAGGAACTCAGGAGCCCTCCAATCTCAACCAGGCAGTAGGgctggagtttggtttggtttagttcgAGAAGGTTGCGgctctgttccacatttttctcctccgTGGGCTTCTCAATGGCTGATCTTTGGAAGCAAATTGCCATGTCTTTTGATATgcatctgggtggactcaaatctcCAACCTTTGATTTAGCAGTCCAGCATGTTCCCAGTTTGCACCACCCGGGATTCTGTAACGTACCAAGGGACCTGGAGCTTCCTGGTTTCATTTAAGAGTCAGAGCAGTACCAAGAGTTCAGAAGAAGGATCCTGCTCCttttataaatgaagaaattagagcagggggggtggggggcctttGGATGCAAGTCTGCCTGGAAACCGGGGCCTGGTGTGAGGCCACCACCTCCCATGCACTAGCTGTGGTGCTCTGGGAGAAGTCATGCACCGGGTCCCCAGCAGCAATGGATTTGTGAGCCCTCAGGGAGCTTGAAGAGCCCAATGGAAGCAGCTGGTAGAGAACCAGCACCAGGTGTTGTAGGAAGATTTCTGAAAGCAGAGAGCGCTTTCTGACAAGAACAAGTCCAAGTGCTTCAGGAAAAATAGCCCTGTTAGATGATGTTCAGGTCTCTCTCCCGATTCCAAGAATTCCAGACCACATTCCTCTgcctgtatgccctttgccccaTTACTTGAAAGAGTGTTATTGCTGACTGATGAAATCTATGGACGGGCAGGTCGTGGTCATTCACATGACAGCCATGGGTGATTGGATGAAGTCTTGAAAGAGATTTAGGAAATACTGCCTCCCTCCGGTTTTTACTTTGTTTCTAAGGGTAATGTTTGCCACAATGATAGGCATCTCTTCCAAGGTGCAGAGCCCAGATGGGACCTTTCCTGTTACTTGGTATCTCCCCAACCTCAGGATGCATCAGCCAAGATGAATTCCTTATGTAGATAAGCAATatctttattattgttgttgttgttgttatttggctTACAGGTCCTTCtggttcaaaacaaacaaaccaaatcccccaggaccagtggtgagagtgacaataccgggagggtggagggaaggtggggtagaaagggagaactgattacaagaaagtACATATAACCAACCGCCTCCCTgggaaacagacaacagaaaagtgggtgaagggagatgtaggacagtgtaagacatgacaaaataataatttataaattatcaagagttcatgagggagaggggaatggggaggcaggggaaaaaacaggagttaatgccagggccttaagtggagagcaaatgttttgagaatgatgagggcaatgaatatacaaatgtgctttatacaattcatatatgtatggattgtgataagaattgtatgagcccctaatgaagtgattaaaaaacaaaaaataaaaaagacatgacaaaataataatttataaattatcaagggttcatgagggggcagggagggacgggggaaatgaggagctaatagcaagggctcaagtagaaagcaaatgttttgtgaatgatgatggcaacaaatgtgcaaaagtgcttgatacaatggatgtatggatgtattttgatgagttgtatgggcccccaataaaatgatttaaaaattttttctttttaaaatatagaattaTCAGTCATGCCACTTACCACTCCCCAAGAGATGAAAACCCCCAGCCATTGGGTGTGCAcacggcagtgtgtgtgtgtgtgtgtgtgtgaaaataacTGGACTCTGGCTACAGTGATTACTGTATAGCATGTGTACTGTCTTAAACAATATCTCTGTGAGAAGCAGCCCCCATACCTACTTCCTCCCTTGAAGGGGTCTGTCATGCTCCACTTTTCTCCCGGAAGCTTGATGCATCTCACCGCAACAGGCAGGCAAGTCCCAAGGTCTATGTCTATGTGGCGCTTGCCCTTCAGCAAGCTCAAGGCTATCTGTAGGCAAGTCAGAGTTGAAATCAGCGGAGCTACTTCTAGGTTGCTCTTAAGTGCCTGCCTCTGCCAGGGTAGTTTATGAAGTGATTTCTACTGAACTTCGTGGAACTCCTCTTTAATTGGACAAGCACTGTCCTCTGCATGCCTTTGGGTCACCATTGGTTCTGATGAAACACCTCCACAAAGCAACAGGTCCAATGGTTCTAACAATAGGGCGCATTTCCTACTTTTGACAACTGTTAATCTTGGCACAGGGCGGTCGGCTTTACCTggcaggtttcctgctcattcgTTCACGCGTGCCAAGCTCTGCTAACaatgccacactctctttctcttcttttcagCCACGGGGCACCAGTAAGAGGAAACAACTGGGAGACAACTTCCAGCAATTTTCAAGCATGGCTGACGGGGGTTACCCTAACAAAATTAAGAGGCCCTGCCTTGAAGATGTCACCTTTTCTATGGGCCAGAGTGCCCATCCCAGTGCCCCCTGTGCCAAGTTTCCGGTGCCTCCGGTGCCAATGAACCCAGGAGCAACCGCTATGGCCATAGTTGGCCAACCACTCCTTGAAAACAATCCCATGAACGGCAACTTTATGGGCTCCCCGTTTGTGCTGCCCCCAGCCGCAGACATGGAGTTGAAAGGACTCACTGTTCCTTACTATGACAAAGCCAACAACGTGCCTAACAGCATGTCCGCTGTAGACCAGGAACTTCAAGATCTGCTGGAGGAGCTCACAAAAATTCAAGAGCCTTCTTCTAGTGACCTAGATCTTGAGAAGATCCTTGGGAGCAAGCCAGAGGAGCCGCTGGTTTTGGAGCAACCCCCGGAAGCCGTTCCCCCAGCTCCCAAGCCTTCGGTGCCCATGCCACGCTTGGAGGGTCTGGGCCCCAACACCTTGAGTTGCAGCCAAGGCGCCAGTGGGTCCCTCCACCTACCGCTCTCCTCTACTGGCATCAACTACTCTGGACCTTCCACCAGTAAGCAGATGGCCTCCTCGAGTTCTTCGACAGCACAGACCAAGATCCAGGGGCAGACACTGCGCTCCGTGGCAGTGCCGCCACCCCGGGTGCCTCAGTGGCACCATGCCCACCAGCTGAAGGCGCTGGCAGCCAACAAGCAGGGCTCTGCTACCAAGCAGCCAGTGCCCCCACCCAGCTGGTCTGGTCTGCCACCACCAGGCCtctccccaccctaccacccagtGCCGTCGCCACACCCACCAACACCCTTCAGTCCACAGAGCCTCATGGTGTCCTGCATGTCGTCCAGCAACCTGCCGGGCAGcagtctccagggctctcccAATGCCTTATTCACAGGCATGGCTACCAGCAGCAGCACCGCCCTGAGGCCCCTCATGCCCTACGTTCCCGAGAAGCTCTCCAGCCCAGCCCTCAGCCAGCAGCCGCATTTCACCCCGCCCAGCTCCATTCTTGCCAACCTGGTGTCCTCGAACATTAAGAACTCCCAGGGACACCTGCTGTCTGCTCTACCCGCCAGCAACCCCGGGCCCTCGCCGCCCTATCTTCCCGAGAAGCTCTCCAGCCCAGGCTTGCCCCAGCAGTCCTTCACTCAGCAGTGCTCACTGCTCCAGAGCCTCACACCCACCAGCACTCCCCTCAGCCAGCAGCCGCCCCCCCTGCCACTGCCACCGCAGCAGCAAGCAAGTGCGATCTTTAAGCCCATGCCCACAGGCTCTTCCCAAACCCTGAGACTGATCATGCAGCAGGGGCTggccagccccagcccagggacCCTGGAGCCTTACACTTTTGGCAACACCAAGCCCTTGTCCCATTTCGTCTCGGAGCTGGGCCCTCAGAAGCTGCCCTCCATGCCAACCTCCTCCAGGCAGCCTTCCCTGCTCCACTATCTGCAGCAACCCATGGCAACCGCAACCGCAACGCAGGCCTCTTCGGCCActgcctccaccactgccaccttcgccttgcagcagcaacagcagcagcagcagcagcagcagcagcctgatCATTCTTCATTCCTCCTGCAACAAATGATCCAGCAGCCCCAGTGTCTGCCACGATCACTGCCCTCGGAGCCTAGACAGGTAAGCCCAGTTCCCGTCTGGTGACATGGCATTGTTTTGGAAATAAGGACGGTGTCTTCTGGCCATGATTAGTTGACTTTGGAGGCCAATGCCAGGCTGTAAGACTGGACTTGACTCTGCAAACGTTTAAGTTCTGCATGCTTAGGAAGGCAAGGTGGCGCTCCCCTTGTCGGCTCAGGTCTCTAACTTCTGCAGGAGgaaaagtccacatccacaaagcACTCCCAGGGGAAAGGGTCAAAGGGAGACAAGTCCAAATTGCACCCCAACACCCACCTCCGCACTCCCCTGCACTTCCCCTCACacgcactggactatgtagtgtgTTCCCCATGCAGGGTCAGTGCAAGCACATGAGGAAGTTTCCCGGAAACATTTCAATCTCAGCACACGGAAGCATGCTGAACCTTCTAGAAATACCACCTCCAACTTGCGTGCATCCCTCACTGGACAGATCCCAAAACGAAAACGACAGATTCTTGTACAGTCACTCCTCTGAACACCTCAATG
It contains:
- the MAMLD1 gene encoding mastermind-like domain-containing protein 1, which encodes MDEWKNRLVIKNTLPHYAMAGNRQEPRKPQEQPRGTSKRKQLGDNFQQFSSMADGGYPNKIKRPCLEDVTFSMGQSAHPSAPCAKFPVPPVPMNPGATAMAIVGQPLLENNPMNGNFMGSPFVLPPAADMELKGLTVPYYDKANNVPNSMSAVDQELQDLLEELTKIQEPSSSDLDLEKILGSKPEEPLVLEQPPEAVPPAPKPSVPMPRLEGLGPNTLSCSQGASGSLHLPLSSTGINYSGPSTSKQMASSSSSTAQTKIQGQTLRSVAVPPPRVPQWHHAHQLKALAANKQGSATKQPVPPPSWSGLPPPGLSPPYHPVPSPHPPTPFSPQSLMVSCMSSSNLPGSSLQGSPNALFTGMATSSSTALRPLMPYVPEKLSSPALSQQPHFTPPSSILANLVSSNIKNSQGHLLSALPASNPGPSPPYLPEKLSSPGLPQQSFTQQCSLLQSLTPTSTPLSQQPPPLPLPPQQQASAIFKPMPTGSSQTLRLIMQQGLASPSPGTLEPYTFGNTKPLSHFVSELGPQKLPSMPTSSRQPSLLHYLQQPMATATATQASSATASTTATFALQQQQQQQQQQQQPDHSSFLLQQMIQQPQCLPRSLPSEPRQACCHLFTWTSAASSVEHQHQAWDPFVSRQDAQPGDASSSIITHIDKACKLGEARSPQVSLGRQPLSCQALGNEPYLPSSSFAHELARVTSSHSTSEAAPWGGWDPKAWRQVPAPLLPSCEAAAREMQTRSYGNDP